Proteins from a genomic interval of Benincasa hispida cultivar B227 chromosome 7, ASM972705v1, whole genome shotgun sequence:
- the LOC120081521 gene encoding uncharacterized protein LOC120081521 isoform X1 — protein sequence MAPSSFPDVYSWIQNLPPLSQWKKTSISTPIYSSSLTNSSLDVVAAKSLHSPAITLSVIADFSLPISLWTSEPLKTNTKSSNLLDDQESISSLLLNCVHDVLHYGSNQQNNFNFSFLKLEITFNSKEIFNLVFLTLIFLICIYEAPTGLRLDCLTTLKYHLANCWSRQTSKVLMKLLGSNLEEQWMRSINLAITNWILELKANCCTLKTPSPLFSYSFSTHGLWKVQLYCPVIAMDRIENSSSPSPDERLQFSLNYHQLEGVLQFNYKAEVHEKWINLRVHVDNIRCNIIQLVNDTLMSKRGVGRSEKHFPSRISLQITPTLQTNITSISVSKSSDNPRIEVGTEKTLEAGFEGQNPYPGIKLTVGETATASLKPWKFEQMVYGNTGILNWYLHDSSDGKEVALRKPSRFALINPRAWFRDRYSSALRPFNKQGGVIFAGDEYGERICWKIEREARGKSMEWEIRGWIWLTYWPNKHKTFYTETRRLEFKEILHLSIP from the exons ATGGCTCCTAGTAGCTTTCCTGATGTTTATTCCTGGATACAGAACCTGCCACCACTTTCCCAGTGGAAAAAAACTTCCATCTCAACACCCATATACTCTTCAAGCTTGACAAACTCCTCTCTCGATGTTGTTGCAGCCAAAAGCCTTCATTCCCCAGCCATTACTTTATCTGTTATTGCAGATTTCAGCCTTCCTATCTCTCTTTGGACTTCAGAACCTTTGAAGACCAACACCAAATCCTCAAATTTATTAGATGACCAAGAAAGCATATCCAGTCTCTTGCTAAATTGTGTTCATGATGTTCTTCATTATGGCTCAAACCAACAAAACAATTTTAACTTTAGTTTCCTCAAACTCGAAATTACTTTCAActcaaaagaaattttcaaTCTTGTATTTCTTACCCTCATATTCCTCATTTGCATCTATGAAGCTCCGACTGGTCTACGATTGGATTGTCTTACGACCCTCAAATACCATTTAGCAAATTGTTGGTCAAGACAGACATCAAAGGTGCTTATGAAACTGTTGGGATCTAATCTTGAAGAGCAATGGATGAGATCCATAAACCTTGCAATTACCAACTGGATATTGGAGCTCAAGGCCAACTGCTGCACCCTGAAAACACCCTCACCTTTGTTCTCTTATTCATTTTCAACTCACGGGTTATGGAAAGTTCAACTGTATTGCCCTGTCATTGCAATGGATCGTATTGAGAACTCATCCAGTCCTTCACCTGATGAAAGATTGCAATTCTCTCTAAATTATCACCAGCTAGAAGGGGTTCTGCAGTTCAATTACAAGGCTGAGGTACATGAGAAGTGGATTAATCTGAGGGTTCACGTTGACAACATAAG GTGCAACATTATCCAACTCGTAAACGATACGCTCATGTCGAAACGAGGAGTCGGCAGATCCGAAAAGCATTTTCCATCACGAATCTCACTGCAAATCACTCCAACACTACAAACAAACATAACAAGCATCTCAGTTAGTAAATCATCAGACAACCCAAGAATCGAAGTCGGAACTGAAAAAACCCTAGAAGCCGGATTCGAAGGGCAAAACCCTTACCCAGGGATAAAATTGACAGTCGGAGAGACCGCAACAGCAAGCTTGAAGCCATGGAAGTTCGAGCAAATGGTGTACGGCAACACCGGAATCCTGAACTGGTACCTTCACGACAGTTCGGACGGGAAAGAGGTGGCGTTGAGGAAACCATCAAGATTTGCGCTGATAAACCCTAGAGCATGGTTCCGGGACCGATACTCAAGCGCTCTCCGGCCGTTCAACAAACAGGGAGGAGTGATATTTGCCGGAGATGAGTATGGAGAGAGAATTTGTTGGAAGATTGAGAGAGAAGCAAGAGGAAAATCCATGGAATGGGAGATTAGAGGTTGGATTTGGTTAACGTATTGGCCAAACAAACACAAAACGTTTTACACTGAAACTCGGAGGTTGGAGTTCAAGGAGATTCTTCATCTTTCAATTCCTTGA
- the LOC120081521 gene encoding uncharacterized protein LOC120081521 isoform X2 — protein MAFCSFPDVYSWIQDLPPLSQWKTTSISTSICSSTSTNSSLIIVAAKNLHSPTVTFSVTADVSFPISLWTSKPLMTATNSSNLLDKESMSSLLLNCVHDVLYYGSNQRQNSSHNLLKLDISSNSKEIFNLAFLTLIFLICIYEAPVDLRSNCLMTLKHHLANSTSRQISKVLMKLLGSNLEQQWVRSLNLAITNWILELKATGRTLKTPSPLFSYSLSTYGLWKVQLYCPIIAMDNIENSSNPSTDERLQFSLNYHQLEGVLQFNYRAVVREKWIDLRVHVDNIRCDIIRLVNETLLSERGVGGSEKHFPSRISLQLTPTFHTNIMSVSVSKSSSNPQIDIGTEKSFEAGFESATSYPGLKLAIGETVTVSLKPWKFEQLVHGNAATLNWYLHDSSDGKEVVSTKPSKLALINPKAWFRDRYSSANRPFNRQGGVIFAGDEYGDSVWWKIDGKARGKTMEWEIRGWIWITYWPNKHKTFYTETRRLEFKEILHLSIP, from the exons ATGGCCTTTTGTAGCTTTCCTGATGTTTATTCCTGGATACAGGACCTACCACCACTTTCTCAATGGAAAACTACTTCCATTTCTACATCCATATGCTCTTCAACCTCAACCAATTCCTCCCTCATAATTGTTGCTGCAAAAAACCTTCACTCCCCAACCGTTACTTTTTCAGTTACTGCAGATGTCAGCTTTCCTATTTCTCTTTGGACTTCAAAACCCTTGATGACTGCCACCAATTCCTCGAATTTATTAGACAAAGAAAGTATGTCAAGTCTTTTGCTTAATTGTGTTCATGATGTTCTTTACTATGGCTCAAACCAAAGACAGAATTCTAGCCATAACTTACTCAAACTCGATATCAGTTCCAACTCTAAAGAAATCTTCAACCTCGCATTTCTTACCCTCATATTCTTAATCTGCATCTATGAAGCTCCAGTCGATCTCCGTTCAAATTGTCTTATGACTCTCAAGCATCATTTGGCAAATTCTACTTCAAGGCAGATATCAAAGGTGCTTATGAAACTGTTGGGGTCTAATCTAGAACAGCAATGGGTGAGATCCTTAAACCTTGCAATCACCAACTGGATATTGGAGCTCAAGGCCACTGGCCGTACTTTGAAAACGCCCTCACCTTTGTTCTCTTATTCACTTTCGACATACGGGCTGTGGAAAGTTCAACTGTATTGTCCTATCATTGCAATGGATAATATTGAGAATTCAAGCAATCCTTCAACTGATGAAAGATTGCAGTTCTCTTTAAATTATCACCAGCTTGAAGGGGTTCTGCAGTTCAATTACAGGGCTGTGGTTCGAGAAAAGTGGATTGATCTGAGGGTGCACGTTGATAACATAAG GTGTGACATCATCCGGCTTGTGAACGAGACTCTCTTATCCGAGCGAGGAGTTGGTGGATCAGAAAAGCACTTTCCATCACGAATTTCACTGCAACTCACTCCAACTTTCCACACAAACATAATGAGTGTCTCAGTAAGCAAGTCCTCAAGTAACCCTCAAATAGATATTGGAACTGAAAAATCCTTCGAGGCTGGTTTTGAATCTGCAACATCATACCCAGGCCTCAAATTAGCAATAGGGGAGACTGTAACGGTGAGCTTGAAACCATGGAAATTTGAGCAGTTAGTACATGGCAATGCTGCAACCCTTAACTGGTACCTTCATGACAGTTCGGATGGGAAAGAGGTGGTCTCCACCAAGCCATCAAAACTTGCACTCATAAATCCTAAAGCTTGGTTTCGAGACCGTTACTCGAGTGCTAACAGACCTTTTAACAGACAGGGAGGTGTCATATTCGCAGGAGATGAGTATGGAGACAGTGTGTGGTGGAAGATTGATGGAAAGGCAAGAGGGAAAACTATGGAGTGGGAAATTAGAGGTTGGATATGGATAACTTATTGGCCAAACAAACACAAGACATTTTACACTGAAACCAGGAGGCTAGAATTCAAAGAGATTCTCCATCTTTCAATTCCTTAG